CAACATCATCTTGAAAAAAGGCGTTACCCCAGTTTTAACAGATTAGGAGGAGAGTATGAATCGTCAAACATTAGCGAGAAAAATTATTGACACCTGTTTGGAAATGACCCGTTTGGGGTTAAACCAAGGTACGGCAGGAAATATCAGTGTCCGTTATCAAGATGGTATGCTGATCACCCCGTCAGGTATGCCTTATGAAAAAATGAAGGAAGACGACATTGTCTATGTGGATAACGAAGGCAATTTTGAAGCAGGAAAACTGCCGTCAAGCGAGTGGCAATTCCATCTTGCCGTGTACCAAACCCGTCCAGAGTTAAATGCTGTGGTACATAACCACGCCATCAACTGCACTGGCGTATCTATCTTAAATAAAGATATTCCCGCTATTCATTATATGATTGGCGTGACGGGGACAGATCACGTTCCATGTGTGCCTTACGCTACTTTCGGCACTTGGCAACTGGCGGAATATGTAAAACAAGGTATCGCAAAAAGCAAAGCAATTTTATTACAACATCACGGTATGATTGCTGCCGAAGTTAATCTTGAAAAAGCGCTTTGGGTCGCACATGAAGTAGAGGTATTAGCCGAATGGTATCTGAAACTCTTGGCTATCACCCCTAATGTCCCAGTGCTTTCTGATGAAGAGATTAAGGTTGTTTTAGGCAAATTCTCGACTTATGGATTGAGAGTGGAAGAGAAACATTAATTTAATGTTATATCAGAAGGGCGAGTAACTAAACTACTCGCCCTTATTTTTTCTACAAGCGGTAGGATTAGTTACAAATTTTGCAAATGATCTTACCGCTTATTATTGCTTTGTATATGCCCGATTTTTCTATATTTTTCAAAAAATCGGGCAGGTTTATTTTGTGAAAAAATAATCAATAAATGATTTTTTTGTGACACTTTTCACAATTTTAACATTTCAATGTAAATCCACTTTGAAAACTGTCAACTTTGTACAAATATGCTTTCACTACTTTAGTAAGATATTTCTATATTGTAATGGAGGCAGAGATGACCGCAGTCAATAGCAATACGCCGTTACTCTCAATGAAGAACATCAGCAAATCTTTTGTGGGGGTTCAAGCCTTAAAAAATGTTCAGCTTGAACTGCATAAAGGAGAAGCCCACGCTTTAATGGGTGAAAACGGTGCTGGAAAATCCACCTTAATGAAATGCTTGATCGGGGTTTATCAAGCAGATGAAGGGGAGATCATCTATAAAGGAAAAGCCGTCAATTATTCTTCTGTGTTGGAAGCTCAGAAAGACGGTATCAGTATGATTTTCCAAGAGTTAAACCTCATTCCTCATCTTACCGTGGCAGAAAATATCTTCTTTGCCCGTGAACCAAATAAATTTGGCATTGTTGATAAAGCCAAAATGAATAAAGATGCTGCCGACTTACTCAATATGTTTGATATTGATGTGAAGCCGACCGATCTTGTCAAAGACCTTTCCGTTGCTCGTCAGCAAATGGTGGAAATTGCCAAAGCTCTTTCTTTTGATGTGGAAGTCTTAATTATGGACGAACCGACTTCCGCTCTCACGGAAAAAGAGATTGAGAAATTATTTGAGCTTGTCCGCCGCTTGAAAGAGAAAGGCGTGTGTATTGTCTATATTTCTCACCGTATGGACGAACTGAAACAGATCTGCGACCGCATTACCATTTTCCGTGATGGCACTTATGTGTCTAGCCACCGTTTCTCAGACATTACGATGGACGAAATCATTACCAAAATGGTAGGGCGTACGCTCGATAACCACTTCCCACCAAAAACCGCCAAAATCAGTGATGAATTGTTGCTTTCTGTGATGAATGCAGAACGTAAGGGCGTATTTGAGCCGTTAAACTTTGACTTGTTAAAAGGCGAAGTGTTAGGAATTACAGGCTTAGTTGGGGCGAAACGAACAGAGCTTGCTCGTGCGATTTTTGGAGCAGATCCCCTTGATGGAGGCGAAATTTATGTTCGGAATAAGAAAGTGGTTATTCGTGACCCAAGTGACTCGATTAAAGCCGGTATTGCTTATCTGTCTGAAGACCGCAAGCTAAATGGGGTGGCAGTGAGAATGTCTATTCGTGAGAACATCACCATGGCTTCAATGGATAAAGTGTGCGATCAGTTAGGTATTATTTCACACAATGAGGAGCTGAAAGCGAGCGATACCTTTATTAAGAAAATGGAAATTAAAACGCCAACACCAGAGCAGTTAGTGAACAACTTAAGTGGTGGTAACCAACAAAAAGTGGTGATCGGCAAATGGTTGTTCCGTGATGCGAATGTGATGATTTTCGATGAACCAACTCGAGGCATTGACGTTGGGGCGAAATATGCGATTTATCAGTTAATTGATGAACTTGCCGCTAATGGTGTCGGTGTGATTGTTATTTCTTCTGAATTACCTGAAATTTTAGGAATTACCGACCGTGTTATCGTGATGCGTGAGGGCAGAATGACAGGTATGTTGGAAACCAAGAA
Above is a genomic segment from Actinobacillus indolicus containing:
- a CDS encoding sugar ABC transporter ATP-binding protein; the protein is MTAVNSNTPLLSMKNISKSFVGVQALKNVQLELHKGEAHALMGENGAGKSTLMKCLIGVYQADEGEIIYKGKAVNYSSVLEAQKDGISMIFQELNLIPHLTVAENIFFAREPNKFGIVDKAKMNKDAADLLNMFDIDVKPTDLVKDLSVARQQMVEIAKALSFDVEVLIMDEPTSALTEKEIEKLFELVRRLKEKGVCIVYISHRMDELKQICDRITIFRDGTYVSSHRFSDITMDEIITKMVGRTLDNHFPPKTAKISDELLLSVMNAERKGVFEPLNFDLLKGEVLGITGLVGAKRTELARAIFGADPLDGGEIYVRNKKVVIRDPSDSIKAGIAYLSEDRKLNGVAVRMSIRENITMASMDKVCDQLGIISHNEELKASDTFIKKMEIKTPTPEQLVNNLSGGNQQKVVIGKWLFRDANVMIFDEPTRGIDVGAKYAIYQLIDELAANGVGVIVISSELPEILGITDRVIVMREGRMTGMLETKKTNQEDIMQYATGVRNMFKNEYKN
- the fucA gene encoding L-fuculose-phosphate aldolase, whose amino-acid sequence is MNRQTLARKIIDTCLEMTRLGLNQGTAGNISVRYQDGMLITPSGMPYEKMKEDDIVYVDNEGNFEAGKLPSSEWQFHLAVYQTRPELNAVVHNHAINCTGVSILNKDIPAIHYMIGVTGTDHVPCVPYATFGTWQLAEYVKQGIAKSKAILLQHHGMIAAEVNLEKALWVAHEVEVLAEWYLKLLAITPNVPVLSDEEIKVVLGKFSTYGLRVEEKH